One region of Eupeodes corollae chromosome 1, idEupCoro1.1, whole genome shotgun sequence genomic DNA includes:
- the LOC129942489 gene encoding putative OPA3-like protein CG13603 isoform X1, translated as MVVGAFPAAKLGVLAIKQISKPIANVIKNSAKNSPFFRKYVCMPPAQMYNWMEVKYKMWVMNLGKPANIPQLTEPMAIELGANLLGEFIIFTIGAGVLIVEYVRSANKEAKKEAAAKQEQLELALTISELGFRIEKQDAQIREMTRILADLDSRSFFKFGIKDHKREIEALPLNLVSNDNSQVFLGNYNPSCGFVFEALNYIETEIFNNST; from the exons ATGGTAGTGGGTGCATTTCCAGCTGCGAAACTAGGTGTCCTAGCCATCAAACAAATAAGCAAACCAATTGCAAATGTTATCAAAAACAGTGCAAAAAATAGTCCATTCTTCCGCAAATATGTTTGCATGCCACCGGCTCAAA tgTACAACTGGATGGAGGTTAAGTACAAGATGTGGGTCATGAACTTGGGTAAACCCGCGAATATTCCTCAACTAACCGAACCAATGGCTATCGAACTGGGTGCCAATCTATTAggtgaatttattattttcacaatAGGTGCCGGTGTACTTATTGTAGAATATGTTAG aTCAGCTAATAAAGAAGCCAAAAAAGAAGCAGCTGCCAAGCAGGAACAACTAGAACTTGCTTTAACCATTTCTGAGCTTggttttcgaattgaaaaacaAGACGCACAAATTAGAGAAATGACTAGAATACTTGCCGATTTAGATTCCCGTTCGTTCTTTAAATTTGGCATAAAAGATCATAAAAGGGAAATCGAAGCATTACCACTAAATCTAGTGTCAAATGATAATTCACAAGTTTTCCTTGGTAATTACAATCCTTCATGTGGTTTTGTGTTTGAAGCTTTGAATTACATTGAaactgaaatttttaataatagcaCGTGA
- the LOC129942489 gene encoding putative OPA3-like protein CG13603 isoform X2, with protein MVVGAFPAAKLGVLAIKQISKPIANVIKNSAKNSPFFRKYVCMPPAQMYNWMEVKYKMWVMNLGKPANIPQLTEPMAIELGANLLGEFIIFTIGAGVLIVEYVRSANKEAKKEAAAKQEQLELALTISELGFRIEKQDAQIREMTRILADLDSRSFFKFGIKDHKREIEALPLNLVSNDNSQVFLARDLEARATAA; from the exons ATGGTAGTGGGTGCATTTCCAGCTGCGAAACTAGGTGTCCTAGCCATCAAACAAATAAGCAAACCAATTGCAAATGTTATCAAAAACAGTGCAAAAAATAGTCCATTCTTCCGCAAATATGTTTGCATGCCACCGGCTCAAA tgTACAACTGGATGGAGGTTAAGTACAAGATGTGGGTCATGAACTTGGGTAAACCCGCGAATATTCCTCAACTAACCGAACCAATGGCTATCGAACTGGGTGCCAATCTATTAggtgaatttattattttcacaatAGGTGCCGGTGTACTTATTGTAGAATATGTTAG aTCAGCTAATAAAGAAGCCAAAAAAGAAGCAGCTGCCAAGCAGGAACAACTAGAACTTGCTTTAACCATTTCTGAGCTTggttttcgaattgaaaaacaAGACGCACAAATTAGAGAAATGACTAGAATACTTGCCGATTTAGATTCCCGTTCGTTCTTTAAATTTGGCATAAAAGATCATAAAAGGGAAATCGAAGCATTACCACTAAATCTAGTGTCAAATGATAATTCACAAGTTTTCCTTG caCGTGATTTGGAAGCCAGAGCCACAGCGGCTTAA